The DNA region ACTTCATGTAAATCGTCCTTCCTATTGTAATGATTGCCAACTCAGTATCGTTAAAAAATACAATAGTTTCGGTTCGAGGTGAGTGAACTTAGATAAGAAAAGCATAAAAGAAATGATGATGAAAGTCAAGTTTTAAACAGGCTGTTTAAGCGCAGAAGGTTGCTGGAATAGGATACCTTTTCGCGTTTCGTCAAAATTTTAAAGAAAATTTGTAGAAAATGACGAGTCGAATTTGTACCTTATAAAAAGGGACCATTTCTAATATTGGTTTGCTTATCAAGGAATCTTTGTTTAAATGTGGTAAAACGGATGAGAAATGTAGTCATTATTCCTCTTGCTTCAAAAGGAATTATTTTATATAAAAAGAAAGAAGTAGTTGATGCCGTCATCCAAAGCAGGACCCAGAGTGCGGTTATTTGGGACGATCAGATATTGCGCAAGGCTGAAAATGAAACTTCCGCGAGTTGACTGATCATCCTGCTTTGTATGAAGTATGTGTCAATCAGAAATCGAACTCTGAACAACAGGGTAAAGGAAAAGAGGAGGAGTATGTCTTGAATATCATCAACGCCTTTGACTATGTAGATACCCATCTGGAATCTGCGCCTTTCCGTATCATTACTTCGGGTATCCCAACTTTGTATGGTGAAACCATGGCTGAAAAAATGCAGTACATGGCTGACCATTACGATTGGATGCGCAAGCGTATCATGGGTGAACCTGGCGGCAAGCGTGCAATGGTGGGAGCAGTTCTGACCGAGCCTGTGCACAAGGAGGCGGATTTCGGCGTTTTCTACATGGATGATCTGACCTATCAACCCATGTGCGGCGCCGGCTCTCTGGCTGTGACCAATGCCGTCGTTCAGTTGGGGATGGTCCCTGTTGTGGAACCTGTGACTTCAATCGTATTTGATACCCCTGCCGGTCTCATCAAGACCTATGCAACTGTTGAGAACGCCGAGGTAAAGAAGGTAACCCTTGAAAACGTACCGTCTTTCTTATATGCCAAAGATGTAAAAGTGCCGGTTGAGGGTGTTGGAGAAGTGACACTGGATATCGGCTTTGGCGGCAACTTCTTCGCCCTGGTGGATGTAGAACCGCTGAATATCGAGATTAAACCAGAAAGTCGTGAGATTCTTGGCTCTCTTGCAATGAAAATTATTGCAGAGATCAATCGGACGATCAAAGTTCAGCATCCTGAGAATCCTGCCATTAACTATCTGGATCAGCTGATGTGGTGCCAGGAGCCTAAGGAGGAAGGCGGGCACTTTATCGGGCAGTGTGTTTATTCTGCGTGCAAACTGGATGATTCTCCCTGCGGCACCGGAACATGCACCAAGATGGCCAGAATGTACGCAAGAGGCAGGCTTGGTCTCAACGAGCCTTTCCTGCACGATAACAACATCAATCCCACAGTAAAAACGTTTGAAGGCGTTCTTTATGGTACCACAAAGGTGGGCGATTACGATGCAGTGTTACCCCGTGTCAGCAGCATGAATACCGAGATCATTGGTTTCGGAAAACTGGTTGTCACGAAGAACGACAAATATAGAGAAGGGTTTGTGGGGGTGTAATTGTGAAAAAGATGTTTGATGGCATTGATAAATTCGTATTTGGGATCAGCAGTATTGTTGTTCTGATTTTCGTAATATGGATTGCCGGGTTCACTGAGAGCGCTGGGACGGCGCTGAGTGTCATGCTGAATTATGCGATGGCTAATATCAGCTGGGTTTATATGCTGACGATGTTGCTGATGTTCGGATTTTGCCTGTTCCTGTGTTTTAGCAAATGGGGCAAGATCCGTCTGGGCAAGGATGATGAAAAGCCCAAATACGGTACGGTCTCCTGGCTGGCCATGATGTTCAGCGCAGCAATGGGCGTCGGGCTGATTTTCTATGGCGTTTCCGAACCGGTTACCATGTGGGCGAATCCTCCCTCCACCGAGGGATTAACCGCTCTGGGTGCATTGGAAGGCATGAAGCAGACATTTTTTAACAACGGTATGTCCATGTGGTCCTGTTATTGCCTGTTCGGTTTGGGGCTTGCATATTTCAATTTCAGAAAAGGCCGACCCGCCCTGTTGAGCTATATGCTGGAACCTCTAATTGGCAGAAAGCGCGTGGAAGGCCGCTTGGGCCAGGTCGTTGATTCCGCTGCCATCATATCCACAGTTTTCGGTATTGCGGCGGCACTGTCGATCTGTGCGCAGCAGCTGAGCGCAGGCTTTGAGATGAACTTCGGTTTACCTGCAACGAACATGGTGATCAATGTCACCATTGCAGTGATTTGCGCGATGTACCTCTGCTCCGCGATTTCCGGCGTAGACAAAGGCATTAAGTTCCTAAGCAATGCCAATGTGGTGCTGGCAACCATACTGATGTTCTACCTGCTGCTTGTCGGTCCCACCGCCTGGCTGATGGAGTTCTTCATGCAGTCTCTGGGCGAGCATATCTTTGAGTTCATTCCTATGTCCTTCAATCTGGACGCTTTTGGCCTGATTGAAGCCAATGCAGGCTACGATCTGGTTGGCGAATATCCTGTGATGTATGTTGCATGGTTCCTGGCCTGGACCTGCTTTGTCGGAGCTTTCGTTGCTAAGGTTTCCAGAGGCAGAACGATCCGTGAAGTTGTCTGGGGCGTTCTGATTATCCCCGGATTGGTTTCATATCTGTGGTTCG from Anaerotruncus rubiinfantis includes:
- a CDS encoding proline racemase family protein; this encodes MNIINAFDYVDTHLESAPFRIITSGIPTLYGETMAEKMQYMADHYDWMRKRIMGEPGGKRAMVGAVLTEPVHKEADFGVFYMDDLTYQPMCGAGSLAVTNAVVQLGMVPVVEPVTSIVFDTPAGLIKTYATVENAEVKKVTLENVPSFLYAKDVKVPVEGVGEVTLDIGFGGNFFALVDVEPLNIEIKPESREILGSLAMKIIAEINRTIKVQHPENPAINYLDQLMWCQEPKEEGGHFIGQCVYSACKLDDSPCGTGTCTKMARMYARGRLGLNEPFLHDNNINPTVKTFEGVLYGTTKVGDYDAVLPRVSSMNTEIIGFGKLVVTKNDKYREGFVGV
- a CDS encoding BCCT family transporter encodes the protein MFDGIDKFVFGISSIVVLIFVIWIAGFTESAGTALSVMLNYAMANISWVYMLTMLLMFGFCLFLCFSKWGKIRLGKDDEKPKYGTVSWLAMMFSAAMGVGLIFYGVSEPVTMWANPPSTEGLTALGALEGMKQTFFNNGMSMWSCYCLFGLGLAYFNFRKGRPALLSYMLEPLIGRKRVEGRLGQVVDSAAIISTVFGIAAALSICAQQLSAGFEMNFGLPATNMVINVTIAVICAMYLCSAISGVDKGIKFLSNANVVLATILMFYLLLVGPTAWLMEFFMQSLGEHIFEFIPMSFNLDAFGLIEANAGYDLVGEYPVMYVAWFLAWTCFVGAFVAKVSRGRTIREVVWGVLIIPGLVSYLWFVALGGNAIYLELFGGIELSPSILKSAQMALFLLLDYMPGGSIMSIVTIVLIVTFFITTADSSTFIASVYCSRGTDSEPKVWVKLYWGIMIAVIAIIFWPIGGVQVCRQLSLIIAIPITIAAWALIASLIKSFKAEKNTLAQLDQV